The Triticum aestivum cultivar Chinese Spring chromosome 5A, IWGSC CS RefSeq v2.1, whole genome shotgun sequence genomic sequence CCCATAAGTTCCTTGCTTAGTTCCACTATCAACATTCTTGTAGTGCTCACTCCACATGCCTATTTTTTCTCTCTGGTATATGCTATTGCTAGATGCTTTCACATGCTTTATCACGCGAGGTACCAAAAGTTTGAGCGTGACATCACCAAGGCTAGTTGCAATGTTAATTGCATGCTCAGCTTCTCACTATAAATACACCATGAGAGCTTCAGGACAAAGCCCATGCCTCCTTTCAAGCCAGCTTCTCTCAGCTTCTTTTTCAAGCCTGAGGCGTCACAGCTCCTTACTTGCTGCCCTTCATACGAAGCTGATCGGCCACCTCTCAACAACAAAGATGAAGATAGGGAAGGCTCCTgagctcctgaagaaggccgtAGCGATGTGCAAGAGCAAGACCACCAGGCTCCTCATCCTCGCCTCGCTCCAGCGCCGCAGGATGTCCATGGGCGTTGTGGTCTCTCGCAAGATCGACGCGCTCATTGTGGCCGACTGGGAGAGAGCGGACCGCCACAAGGCTCTCGCGCTACAAACGGTGGAGAAGAGACCGGTAATCATCCAGGAGAGTGACTTGGAGGCCAATTTCTCTCGTCACTTGGCGATGTTCGGTCAAGAGAATGGTCATGGTGGCTGCCCAGCTAACCGAACACTGCATCCCCTATTCAACAACAACCACGCCAACTACCATTACactgaagatgatgatgtgctacttgATTCATGCgatcaagatgatgatgatgagctgTCAGTCATGGATCTGATCATGAGCAATGGAGAAGTTGAGGGGATGGAGTTCAACATGGAGGAGGACATTGATCAAGCTGCTGATATGTTCATTAGGAGGTTCCGACAGCGGCTGAATGAGGGATTTTAGGGTCTTATtagcacatgcatgcatgtatcttagaTTAGGGCGTTGTCTTCTTTTTAGGTGCCCAAAAATTAGAAAATTTTGTGGACATCAATATGAATAGGAGTTGAGGCTTGACAAGCAGTTATCCTTATTTGTTAGGTTAATCCAAACAAGTTTGAATTTGGCTAGAAGTGCGCTAGTTGTGTCCGGTTAGGATTAGTAGTGTGATCAGCGTTGCCGGTAATTAAATTAGGAAAGTTATGTACGGCAACACCAAGAGTACTAACCGTACGTGAGTTAGTATATAGATGAGAGTCCTAGTCATAGCTATCCGAGTAGAGCTAGGATGTCATGTCCGTGTACGTGTCGTGTTAGGTTATGGTGGAGTCGGCTACGCGCCATGGTTAGGACCGATAAGGGTTGCGTGAGTTTTGTAACACCGATAacagagagaaaaagagaaaaaaaataaagaggaaaaaGGGCACGATACGAGCCCTTGACTATCAATTTTTGTGTGCGCGTTGTTTGTGTAATTTGATGTGATCGACCCTGTGGGCAATTTTCAACAactggtatctagagcaaggttcgAGTGAAGCTGCGCTTGCCCCGGGGTGGCGACCCTGCTAGCGCCTCGGGGCGGGCAATATAGTCGCCATTGTAGCGACGATGAGGAGCGGGCAATACAGTCGCTGGTGTAGCGACGAAGAGCAGCAGGCGATTTAGTCGCTAGGTGGTGCAGCGACGTGGGTGATCGAGCGGTTGTCGTTCGGCGGAGAGGCGACGAGAAGGCGGTGGAAGGAGATCGTTGACGGGAGCGGTTGTGCCGAGGTGCAGTGTTAGAAGATCTTGTCAAGATCGTCGTTCGGGGGGAGTGAGGAAGAGGCGGCAAAGTTGCGAGCTGTCGTCAAGGTGTGCACATGAGTTCTTGTAAGGTGCGTCCAAGAGCTCAGGTGTGTGGATCTTCTGCTGCAGTTGAGATGCGTCACTGGCGGAGGAGAATTGCAAGCGAGAGCTGGCGGAAAAAGGAATTCGTGCCTTGCGTTTCTGTTCGTAGTCGTGGTGTTCCGGCGAGTTCATATACGGTGGAGATGAGTTGGACGTATATGACGAGTTGTGTTGCCGCTGGACATGAGATGTTGTTTGGTAAGTTGTGTCACCAACGACAACGAGAAAGTGAAGATGTGGCGGGTGAAAAGATGTGTCTCCCCGTGCACAAGCAACCGACGAGAAGATGAAGATCAACACGAAGATGGACACACACCAGTTAAGTTGAGTTCCTGCATGAGACTATGCGTTTAGTCATTTATTTTTGAACAATTTTGTCAACATCTAAGATCCCACCACTAGAGGAAAAACCATCTATGCCAAGAATTTGGCAGGTTGCCGAGTGTAAATCCACAAGAACATGGCATACATACAACATGTTTGCTGAGTACTGTGTAAGTTAAACTTGGCAAACAGAAGGTTTCCTTATCTTGTTTATGCCGGCCGGTTGTGGCGCTATGGTTACTTCTTTATATGCTCTATGTgagctttttcttttctttctctatgACTTTAAGACCTTTGTTAAACCTATTTGCTTTATAATAAAGTTGGTTATATGCATCATTctatgcagaggctgggggtcCCCCCTTTCCGAAGAAAAAATTCCCAGGAAAACACCAGGTATAGAGAAAGAGCCCGACAAAGGAAGCAGAAGACACTCAGCAAACAAAAATTTCTCGGTAAATCGTGGGacacgtgcccccccccccccccaagcattTTACGGTTCCATTACACGGATGTTGTTTGCCGAGTGTCCACTAGTGGACACTCGGCTTTCCTTTTTGCATGTGTTTTTAAAATGGTGTAACCCTTTGCCAAGTACCCTATGGAGAACACTTGGCTTATATTTCTGCATCTTTTTTTAAAATGCAGTGATTGTTTGCCGAGTAACAGATATCCAACGACTGGCTCCTCGTCCCTGCCTTGCTCCATTGCAGGAAGGCCATAGTTGGTGCCATCTCTCAAGGAACCATGCCCTTATTGTGGACGGCTAGGAGAAGAGTGCCAAGGTGGACTACCACAGACATTGGTCCGCATGGTCAAGAGCCAGGGGTACCATTGGGATGCATGAGGAtcttgttgacacctgattttggcaagatacataTTGTAATGAAGATGATCTCGAGTGAATGAGTTTTCAGCATAAAAATATTCACGtcaccgagtggaaccactttgatgtttcggttatattcattcgactttatcttacggaccgaaactatacttcgagtggcatagttcaatgttccgagtggtttttggccaatcacgtcttcaagatgacctcggatgaaggagcactcttaaggaattgtcttcgtctcgtcgaggcaatcgatttttatatataaatcatctcaatccgagttcatatgcaaaagttagaggcaatatactgcagactgaacctcaacggaaatatggcgcaaggtgccagacacttgtctgataggttgcgtgagtaattcggccatcaatacggccttgaatcgaaaaaccttcaacatggaaaagtttcgtctcgtcgagccgatcgattttcatatatgattcgtctcaatccgagatcatatgaggcctggagagacaaatcaagatcgggctatgttttcagtcggaaatccgagtgaaaagtttaccatccgagtgaaagtttacggtcgagtgaaagtttatggtcgagtgaaagtttgctgaccggatgaacttattattatccaagtggaaatatagtcatccgagtgaaaatatgatcatccgagtgaaattgtcgtccaggtgaaaatattccgagtaaaaagattaccatcgggacgaaaacttgccgattgaataagatagtgccttccgagtggaaatatagtcatccgagtgaataagatagtgccttccgagtggaaatatagtcatccgagtggaaatatagtcatccgagtgaaagattgtcttccgagtgaaaaagtccaatcggacgatccgagtgaaagtatctaatatccgagtggatgagctcaagtccgagtgaaattgaacatgtgctcgaaagtttatcaaaatgaccttggatgaagaagtgttcaatacagaagttgtgcgtatcatcaagacggtaaattttgattttggagtcatcatcatcagagataatatatagcctacaaattcactacgagactcggataattcagtctaccgcAAAACCGAGTCCGAgtggaagataaagatgacctcaaaaagaattcaagatggccttatttgaaaaaatgatcaacatgagagttgttcgtatcgtcgaggcgcacaagtttggtatttgggccgtcttgattggagatcatatgcaagcccggcggcccgtgcaagaaggaagacagagtttgggccagattcagactgaattcgagttggaatagaattaggactctaggacgtgaattgatgtaatttttcttgtaaggaaagcctagatgaatcctttacttgtacgggaagtccagccacctcttatatatgttgggggtgacggccgattgaacaacacacaatcgaacaaatcaatatactactttttcatctacgttttatctctccactgtttttctctctcgttcttcgctgttcttcgtgtttgagagctgcgaatcccgaggctctaggggcgagcgaatcgacctagggcagcccatagccgccgcaatccctgccggggtccctcccgggtgcgcggggtttcgggtctgcaaaagcgcccgccgactgtcttgtgtatcgcgctgtcggtcgggtctccttcgacgtgagctgcggtgcatcacccctggcgtcgagggtacacgtgacgtgttcgtgtgtcaacacactttttggtgactccgctggggaacgaagatcaatcgtcatcatccaccatgtctgatattcccaagccatctgaggtagacgccgataacatcattaatcccagtcttgatgagatatcggccgatcatcgccaagtttatgaggagtacaagaaggcgcgtgaggagaaggacttgcaggagttccttgctaagttcaagaaggatcgccaaggcaacatcactccgattgaagaaatcaagttccctcctcttcaagccgagcaggttaaaccctctgtaagtactgccttttctcctgagcagtgggctgagattgaaagtcgtattgctgatggtaacaatctagtctatcaaacttttatagaaaatactaatgctcagaagaatatatctcaatcgtctagtggtaataatggtgtagctgctagtgtgcaaaatcCTAAtatggctttacctattgcatcggcgcctctCGTGCCGgtgacttattatcctacccaaacaaatcagattgtggttacacccattaatcctattatgagcatgacaggttcggtggcaacgccgaaccaaactctacctacagctacaaccactcgaccactaccaaattatgggtcgacatacatgccacaattcctacccACAACTAGCAACCCTACTCCTTCTATGCCACTTCCACAAGCtgcatcgtccactatggatgatggtctagctaatcttagagaggagatggctaagatgcttcgagaaaattttggagttgagttacctcggaatcgaatttaccaaaagccataccccgagtactttgatgccatccagtgcactccaggatataagattccagattttgttaagttcaatggagagggcacaaaaaccacatgggagcatgttagtcaatatttagcataattgggtgaggcaggctcattgaatgaattgaaagtgcgtttatttcctttatcattaactggtaccgcattttcatggttttcttctttaccccatggttccattcgggtttggtcgcagttagagcagaaatttcatgatcacttttatagcggcgacaatgaactcaagttataacatctaacatcggttaaacagaagcatgatgaatcggtctccggttacgtcaagagattcagagaaacaaaaaaccggtgttttagtttggtgataaccgagagagacttggcagacctagtgttgagtggtttgagaactcccattagagaaaagctagaaggttatgagttcttaaatatcaaccaagtcttacaaagggctttggctcaggaaagccgaagcaaagatctcaaagaagtgcatagatacaaagccaaTCGttcaaagatgaatatggtggaatatgatagtgatcactcggacgatgagggtgatgtttttgctactgaatttgtttggccatctaaggccaaaccctttacttgtaatgatctgaaaccgattcataagaatcgtgatgaagagataaagtttacttttaacattgctaagtgtgatagaatatttgatgctttgctgcaggctaagattattagaatatctcatactttaccgccgtttgaagagctaaaacggcgtgcttattgcaagtatcataattctttttctcatgctactaatgattgcaatgttttttgacgacagatacaatcggccattaatgatggacgattgaacttttctgagatgcaagttgataaacaaccttttccaatgaataccatggatttggagggcaagaagctactcattcggccggaggtagccggatctgctaataaagctaatgtcattgttggtgagtccaggaaagacaaggaggacaacaaggtcttggggagacaggttgtgcttggtaagcaacccgatggcaaggaagtaatcaaaatcaccatcaagaatcctacactcggggggaaaaccgcaagtgcaagaaaatacgcgagttaaatttgtcaaacccaagagtccagaagttggcaagtggaagaggaatgaagctaaagtgcaacgcaagcggatcaagccaacttttgatatgttgctatccaaatatgcTAATCAGCCAGCTGGTCCCAGCTCTAACCGGCCATCATACCTGAAGCGACCAAGGTCATCATCAGCTGATATGTTCAGTCAGTATATaaaaccgagtggaccaagggtGTCGTTTCCAGAAAAGCGTACGCAATCTGTTTGGGATCGACTTGACTATTCATATAGAGGCCGACTGAACGTCGGTAACTATCGGTCGGCTGGTCAAAAATGCGACCGGAAggaaattatccgagtgtaagaatgcacccaggtggaagctatccgagtgaaaaaatgtggccgagtagattccatccgactgaattccatccgagtgatattcatccgagtggattccatcagagtaaaaaggtgcgctcgagtagaaatttcatgcatctggaaagtcgaaaagaatggcgtgttaaatcaccaagtgttgcagcagttgagtcgggaaaaggcaaggagaaaatggatgtcgactcacttatcttgggcaccgaaacattcgccatacagcagtcgattgtgcatagcaatccgactgagccgatacttgctaccgcgccaaagcactcggctaatgaccatgaagcaagcaccagccgagtaaaaacgagagatcctaaatacactcagccaaagtggtgtcctccaggtctaacaaagacacaaaagaggaaactacagaggttaaggagtcaagagatggcagaacaggaggccgagaaacaaaggaataagttgttcaatgacactcgacccatggttccaccaaaacaagtgtggaggcctaaacaaatacaagatacagcagcttctacatctatcacagcaATACCTACATCACCAAAGTAGGACGATGCAACAGATATGACATCGTCTGTGACACTTCTTACTTATCcttcactcggacaaatttcagaatcggtggatgcactcgaggaggaggctgatatgttggactatgagtctacgccggttcatgaaggtatggatatcaatatggtgtactatttacctgctgagtttcgtgctgtagatgaagaaggggaggtggctcagctggattttggccctaaaaacgcaatattcgagaagccaaaagaaccagtaacgcatcttaaaccattatatctcggaggtcatatcaatgggtcgccgctcactcggatgcttgttgatggtggtgctgtggtaaatcttatgccctattcggtcttcaagagattgggtttgcctgatgaagaattgatcaagaccaatatggtgctcaacgggtttgaaggcaaagagaaaattgaagccaaaggtgtaatgtatgtggagcttacagtcggaagcaaaactttgacaactgcattctttgtcgctaaggtgcaaggtaactacaacatcatactaggccgcgattgggttcatgcaaaccagtgtgtgccatccactatgcaccagtttttgattcagtggattgatgatgaagtggaagttattcatgcggttaactcggcctgtgttgctttggccgatgcatcggtggattggcaacatcccaacgctacttgcttgacgggacgtgacttatcagaatttgattttctcagcgcaaccaagagtggtttgttggggaacgtagcagaaattcaaaattttcctacgtgt encodes the following:
- the LOC123107396 gene encoding uncharacterized protein, which encodes MKIGKAPELLKKAVAMCKSKTTRLLILASLQRRRMSMGVVVSRKIDALIVADWERADRHKALALQTVEKRPVIIQESDLEANFSRHLAMFGQENGHGGCPANRTLHPLFNNNHANYHYTEDDDVLLDSCDQDDDDELSVMDLIMSNGEVEGMEFNMEEDIDQAADMFIRRFRQRLNEGF